The following are encoded in a window of Salinibacter grassmerensis genomic DNA:
- a CDS encoding alpha/beta hydrolase has product MNDSTFSVSLLRGTTAFRRGLLMLGVLAAAVLPAASIAQDAPQPVTPLDGTLERVTVHGASLEGNLVGDSPDRPVSVYLPPSYDTSPERQYPVVYVLHGFTNSDRGWFGWEEHFVNVPAALERGMQAGTAREMILVVPNAFTAYEGSMYSSSATTGDWETFVAEELVDYVDQNYRTLPDRDSRGLAGHSMGGYGTLRIGMKRPDVFSSLYAMSPCCLQARLEPDSAVVAKARAITHPDQVPEADFLTKIVLAWAAAWSPDPKDPPLYLDLPREDGALRPDVVAEWAANAPLALMHQHVPELRRLTAIGLDAGAQDQPIASNTQAFAEGLAEYGVDHTVEIYDPGTHVSRIDARVENHALPFFSDRLAFSE; this is encoded by the coding sequence ATGAATGACTCGACGTTCTCTGTCTCTTTGCTCCGTGGAACGACGGCGTTTCGCAGAGGCTTGCTCATGCTGGGCGTTCTGGCCGCGGCCGTCCTGCCTGCGGCGAGCATTGCGCAGGACGCCCCGCAGCCGGTCACCCCCCTGGACGGCACCCTCGAACGCGTAACGGTGCACGGGGCGAGCCTTGAGGGCAATCTGGTGGGGGACAGCCCCGATCGCCCGGTGTCGGTGTACCTGCCGCCGAGCTACGATACGTCGCCGGAGCGACAATACCCGGTGGTGTACGTGCTCCACGGCTTCACGAATTCCGACCGGGGCTGGTTTGGGTGGGAGGAGCACTTTGTAAACGTGCCCGCGGCGCTGGAGCGGGGCATGCAGGCCGGCACGGCGCGCGAAATGATTCTGGTCGTGCCCAACGCCTTTACGGCCTACGAGGGCAGCATGTACTCCAGCTCCGCCACGACGGGGGATTGGGAGACGTTCGTCGCGGAGGAGCTCGTCGACTACGTGGACCAGAACTATCGAACCCTCCCGGACCGAGACAGCCGGGGACTGGCCGGCCACTCGATGGGCGGGTACGGGACCCTCCGGATCGGGATGAAGCGGCCGGACGTGTTTTCGAGCCTATACGCCATGAGCCCGTGTTGCCTGCAGGCGCGCCTGGAGCCGGACAGTGCCGTCGTGGCCAAGGCCCGGGCCATCACGCACCCCGATCAGGTGCCGGAGGCCGACTTCCTGACGAAGATTGTCCTGGCATGGGCGGCGGCCTGGTCGCCGGACCCCAAAGACCCGCCCCTCTACCTCGACCTGCCGAGGGAGGACGGAGCCCTGCGGCCGGATGTGGTGGCCGAGTGGGCCGCCAACGCGCCCCTCGCGCTGATGCACCAGCACGTCCCGGAGCTGCGGCGGCTCACGGCCATCGGCCTAGATGCGGGCGCACAGGATCAGCCCATCGCCTCAAATACCCAGGCGTTTGCGGAGGGACTCGCGGAGTACGGCGTCGACCACACCGTCGAGATTTACGATCCGGGGACGCACGTCAGCCGGATCGACGCGCGGGTGGAGAACCACGCCCTTCCGTTTTTCTCGGATCGGCTCGCCTTTTCGGAGTAG
- a CDS encoding SDR family oxidoreductase: MIDSDVSVLGCGWLGRPLAQHLVAQDVRVRGSTTTSEKVDALRDDGVEPYLLTLTPDLTGEDTSAFFESPILVLNVPPSRTADDAEAYYRRQIDAVREAAADGAVEWILFASSTGVYPNVERTVTEADQPPGRPDALPGGRRSTGRAVLAAEESLMNDPAFATTIVRFGGLYGGDRHPGRFLAGRSGIGRPEAPVNLIHQDDCVALLATLLDQDVRGEVFNACADAHPTRQVIYTRAAEALGLEPPTFDESDSTTGKRVDNQKVKDRCDYQFRHPDPLADLEA; encoded by the coding sequence ATGATCGACTCGGACGTTAGTGTTCTTGGCTGCGGCTGGCTCGGCCGGCCGTTGGCCCAGCACCTCGTGGCCCAGGATGTGCGTGTACGCGGCTCGACCACCACTTCCGAGAAAGTCGACGCCCTGCGTGACGACGGCGTTGAGCCGTATCTCCTGACCCTCACCCCGGACCTCACCGGTGAAGACACGTCGGCGTTTTTTGAGTCCCCAATCCTTGTTCTCAACGTCCCCCCGTCCCGGACGGCCGACGACGCGGAAGCGTACTATCGTCGCCAGATCGATGCGGTGCGCGAGGCGGCCGCCGACGGGGCGGTCGAGTGGATCCTCTTTGCGAGTTCGACTGGGGTGTACCCGAACGTAGAACGGACGGTCACGGAGGCGGATCAGCCGCCGGGTCGGCCGGACGCGCTGCCGGGGGGACGGCGTTCGACGGGGCGCGCCGTGCTGGCCGCCGAGGAGAGCCTGATGAACGACCCGGCGTTCGCCACCACGATCGTGCGGTTCGGGGGGCTCTACGGGGGCGATCGGCACCCGGGGCGCTTTCTCGCAGGGCGGTCCGGTATCGGGCGGCCGGAGGCCCCGGTAAACCTGATCCACCAGGACGACTGCGTGGCCCTGCTCGCGACCCTCCTCGACCAGGACGTCCGGGGCGAGGTCTTCAACGCCTGTGCGGACGCCCACCCGACCCGCCAGGTCATCTATACCCGTGCGGCAGAAGCGCTTGGCCTTGAGCCCCCGACCTTCGACGAGTCGGACTCCACCACCGGAAAGCGCGTCGACAACCAGAAGGTCAAGGATCGGTGCGACTATCAGTTTCGTCACCCGGACCCCTTGGCCGATCTGGAGGCGTAG
- the egtD gene encoding L-histidine N(alpha)-methyltransferase, with protein sequence MPTSTSIHPILDQAPATESFRKATLHGLRKDQKHIPAKFLYDERGSKLFDKICELDEYYPTRTEIGIMRDHVSAMAEAIGPAAHLVEYGSGSSLKTRILLEQMGEDLAAYVPVDISKSHLLESAEALAEDYPGIPIQPVCADYTTSFELPEPPRSARRTVGYYPGSTIGNFPRDQARAFLEQIADTVGPEGGLLIGVDLKKDVDVMTAAYDDAEGVTAAFSKNLLRRMNRELDATFDLDAFEHQVLWNEERGCVESHLRSTTAQSVTVADESFTFDEGETIHTEDSHKYTLDGFASLAAETGFEVETVWTDDRSYFSVQYCTTRSGSA encoded by the coding sequence ATGCCTACCTCAACCAGCATCCACCCCATCCTCGACCAGGCGCCCGCCACCGAGTCATTCCGGAAGGCGACCCTGCACGGACTCCGAAAAGACCAGAAGCACATTCCTGCCAAGTTCCTCTACGACGAGCGAGGGTCGAAGCTCTTCGATAAGATCTGCGAGCTCGACGAGTACTATCCCACCCGCACGGAGATTGGGATCATGCGGGACCACGTGTCTGCCATGGCCGAGGCCATCGGGCCGGCGGCGCACCTCGTGGAGTACGGCAGCGGTAGCAGCCTGAAGACCCGCATCCTGCTGGAGCAGATGGGGGAGGACCTAGCGGCGTACGTACCGGTCGATATCTCGAAGAGCCACCTCCTCGAAAGTGCCGAGGCGCTCGCCGAAGACTACCCGGGAATCCCCATTCAGCCGGTGTGCGCGGACTACACGACCTCCTTCGAGCTTCCCGAGCCGCCGCGGTCGGCGCGTCGGACCGTGGGCTACTACCCGGGCTCCACGATCGGAAACTTTCCCCGGGATCAGGCCCGCGCATTTCTCGAACAGATCGCCGACACGGTCGGGCCCGAGGGCGGGCTGCTGATTGGCGTGGACCTGAAGAAGGACGTGGATGTGATGACGGCCGCCTACGACGACGCCGAGGGGGTGACGGCGGCCTTCAGCAAGAATCTGCTCCGCCGCATGAACCGGGAACTGGACGCCACCTTCGACCTGGATGCCTTCGAGCACCAGGTCCTCTGGAATGAGGAGCGCGGCTGTGTTGAGAGCCACCTCCGAAGCACAACTGCGCAGTCCGTAACCGTGGCCGACGAGTCGTTCACGTTCGACGAGGGTGAGACCATCCACACTGAAGACTCGCACAAGTACACGCTCGACGGCTTTGCGAGCCTTGCGGCCGAGACTGGGTTCGAAGTCGAGACGGTGTGGACGGACGACCGCTCGTACTTCAGTGTGCAGTACTGCACCACCCGCTCCGGCTCGGCGTGA
- a CDS encoding inorganic diphosphatase, producing the protein MSHPWHDISVGEEAPDMFSCIIEIPQGCKVKYELDKESGLLRVDRMLHSSVVYPANYGFIPRTYADDGDPLDMLVLAQESVDPLSILRARPIGLMNMLDDDEEDAKIICIHLDDPAFNDYWHIKELPDHRLRELRRFFQDYKALEDKTVQVKDFFGPDRAKGVIDGALKRYEDEIAPKRKE; encoded by the coding sequence ATGAGTCATCCCTGGCACGACATTTCTGTGGGGGAAGAAGCCCCCGACATGTTCAGTTGCATCATCGAAATCCCGCAGGGCTGCAAGGTCAAGTACGAACTGGACAAAGAGAGCGGGCTGCTTCGGGTGGACCGGATGCTCCACTCCTCGGTCGTCTATCCGGCCAACTACGGCTTCATCCCGCGCACCTACGCGGACGACGGAGACCCGCTCGACATGCTCGTGCTGGCACAGGAGAGCGTCGACCCGCTCAGCATCCTGCGTGCCCGTCCCATCGGGCTCATGAACATGCTCGATGACGACGAGGAGGACGCGAAGATCATCTGCATCCACCTGGACGACCCGGCCTTCAACGACTACTGGCACATCAAGGAGCTTCCCGACCATCGCCTGCGGGAGCTGCGCCGGTTCTTTCAGGACTACAAGGCCCTGGAGGACAAGACCGTGCAGGTAAAAGACTTCTTCGGGCCGGATCGGGCCAAAGGAGTGATCGACGGGGCGCTCAAACGATACGAGGACGAGATCGCCCCGAAGCGGAAAGAGTAA
- a CDS encoding ATP-binding protein, whose translation MVIRSLFSRLSISTRLTLWFGLSLLVLLGLVVAVLYTSVHVGLHRDLEARLREEADAIRTHLQAHGDQTTPFPSPSRHELQATGGTYVRLLDQDGDVIRTSASFRARPSLPASVPSTSASTLETRRWGDVSARSLYVPLRVGAPVAWMEVTKLQSPIHRQLHTLRWLLVFGIGGGVAVAMLAGYGLARRALRPVASMTAAAREMQDQPTGTLPTDFGVQDELSDLAETLNGLLQRLRSALQRERRFRADAAHNMFTPLTAIQSELDVTLRSPRSKDEYRAALRTVQQHTETLSSLLDELMTLSRIEARDGRPSPSPLNVTEHTRARVHRARSQADAQDVELEWHGKTDVEAPVSSEDLDLILDHLLDNALKYTPAGGVVSVCIDQDDGEGILRVSDSGIGFDGEDARRLFDRFYRTSAAEHTADGGGLGLPIVNAIAERYGGSVSARSPGPESGSVFEVRLPLHPHSLSEDA comes from the coding sequence ATGGTGATCCGCTCGCTTTTCTCTAGATTATCGATCTCCACGCGGCTCACCCTCTGGTTCGGCCTGAGCCTGCTGGTCCTGCTGGGCCTCGTCGTCGCGGTGCTGTACACGAGCGTGCACGTGGGCCTGCACCGGGACCTGGAGGCGCGGCTCCGCGAGGAGGCCGACGCAATCCGGACTCACCTCCAGGCCCACGGGGATCAGACGACACCCTTTCCGTCGCCGTCCAGGCACGAGCTCCAGGCAACCGGCGGGACGTACGTTCGATTGCTTGACCAGGACGGGGATGTGATTCGGACAAGTGCGTCGTTCCGGGCGCGCCCGTCCCTTCCCGCCTCGGTGCCGTCTACGTCTGCATCCACCCTGGAAACGCGCAGGTGGGGAGATGTCTCTGCGCGATCGCTGTACGTACCGCTTCGGGTGGGGGCGCCCGTCGCCTGGATGGAGGTGACCAAGCTCCAGTCCCCCATTCACCGCCAGCTGCACACCCTTCGGTGGCTCCTCGTTTTTGGAATCGGGGGCGGCGTGGCCGTTGCCATGCTTGCGGGATACGGCCTCGCCCGACGCGCCCTGCGGCCCGTGGCGTCAATGACGGCGGCCGCACGGGAGATGCAAGATCAGCCCACCGGTACGCTCCCCACAGATTTCGGCGTGCAGGATGAACTCAGCGACCTGGCCGAGACGCTGAACGGGCTCCTGCAACGGCTCCGTAGTGCTCTTCAGCGGGAGCGTCGGTTTCGGGCCGACGCTGCCCATAACATGTTCACCCCCCTCACCGCCATCCAGAGCGAGCTCGACGTCACCCTCCGCAGCCCACGCTCAAAGGACGAGTACCGGGCGGCACTGCGTACCGTTCAGCAGCACACCGAAACCCTCTCATCGCTGCTCGATGAACTGATGACGCTCTCTCGCATCGAGGCCCGGGACGGCCGCCCGTCTCCCTCCCCCCTCAATGTGACGGAGCACACTCGGGCCCGGGTCCACCGCGCTCGTTCCCAAGCGGACGCGCAGGACGTCGAACTTGAGTGGCACGGGAAGACCGATGTCGAAGCACCGGTGTCCTCGGAGGATCTTGACCTGATCCTCGACCATCTCCTCGATAACGCCCTGAAGTATACCCCAGCGGGAGGCGTCGTCTCGGTGTGTATCGACCAGGATGACGGCGAGGGCATTCTTCGAGTGTCCGATTCCGGGATCGGATTCGACGGCGAGGACGCCAGACGGCTCTTCGACCGGTTTTATCGGACAAGTGCGGCAGAGCACACCGCGGACGGCGGGGGACTGGGGCTTCCGATCGTGAACGCGATCGCGGAGCGCTACGGGGGGTCCGTATCGGCCCGTAGCCCTGGCCCCGAATCGGGAAGCGTCTTCGAGGTACGGCTTCCCCTCCACCCTCACAGCCTATCTGAGGACGCTTAG
- a CDS encoding response regulator transcription factor, giving the protein MSSPSGSPSSNRLLFVEDEADVAGPIKRGLEEEGYLVDWTTNGESGLTEALAGPYDVLIVDWRLPGMDGRTLVERLRREGDPTPVLLLTALQDIDHRVAGLDAGADDYLTKPFSFEELLARLRALARRAKQEETSPTTQQTHLKAGALTMDTARRTVRYGAEPLDLRPKAFRLLELLLRQKETVVTRSTIAERVWGSLHDVTANAIDVTISSLRRALQDADLTAESLARVHIETERGVGYRLEITPSSAESPPARNST; this is encoded by the coding sequence ATGTCTTCCCCAAGCGGCTCTCCCTCCTCCAACCGGCTCCTGTTCGTCGAGGACGAGGCGGACGTGGCGGGTCCCATCAAGCGGGGCCTGGAAGAAGAAGGGTACCTTGTCGATTGGACGACGAACGGCGAGAGCGGCCTGACCGAGGCCCTTGCTGGCCCCTACGACGTGCTCATTGTCGACTGGCGGCTGCCCGGCATGGACGGGCGCACGCTCGTCGAACGGCTCCGACGCGAGGGCGACCCTACGCCGGTCCTTCTCCTCACCGCCCTTCAAGACATCGACCACCGTGTCGCCGGCCTGGATGCCGGCGCCGACGACTACTTGACGAAGCCCTTCTCCTTCGAGGAACTGCTGGCCCGCCTCCGTGCCCTCGCGCGCCGGGCCAAACAGGAAGAGACCTCGCCCACCACGCAGCAAACGCACCTGAAGGCCGGGGCGCTGACCATGGATACGGCCCGTCGCACCGTCCGCTACGGCGCAGAGCCCCTGGATCTACGGCCGAAGGCCTTTCGGTTGCTCGAGCTCCTGCTCCGGCAGAAGGAAACAGTGGTTACCCGATCGACGATCGCCGAGCGGGTCTGGGGGTCCCTTCACGACGTCACGGCCAACGCGATCGACGTGACGATCTCGAGCCTCCGGCGGGCACTCCAGGATGCAGACCTCACGGCCGAATCCCTCGCCCGCGTACACATCGAGACCGAACGAGGGGTCGGATATCGACTGGAGATAACGCCCTCCTCGGCCGAATCGCCCCCGGCTCGTAACTCCACGTAG
- a CDS encoding TolC family protein, translating into MRRSVFTLSGVVLGLLVGAVAVLPAWSQPTDAGSRVKRVASTLDGGPSVREVVSEPPPDSLRTVSLYEALRLFQKNNLSLRRAQSEARVLRGTARQAKAYPNPVLQATYEPVWRDGTRQSETYLNLNQQLEWSGRSARIAAAQKRAAAARARAATDSARLALQVTQAYVKAATAETRVRRLRQVTRVFRRADSSMAEREMGGDASGYAVRRVRLERARYEQRLAAARLDVESAHRQLALLILPSSAPAVAAASLPTSVPPPVSERKALRTAQRQRPELRRRRSEIDAQKAARRAARREVWPDPSVTAGYKRQSDGFEGVFLGVGVPLPLFDRNRGAAEAESARLETARTQKTLARREIRTEVRRAHDAYASARRQFQLVGGDLLTGGDDLLRIAQTSYDEGEMSLVELLDAASAYRDARLKTIDLRKALWARYFTLLRAMGRPLALP; encoded by the coding sequence GTGCGCCGCTCCGTTTTCACGTTGTCTGGAGTCGTCCTGGGGCTCCTCGTGGGGGCTGTTGCCGTGCTGCCGGCGTGGTCGCAGCCGACGGACGCCGGCTCGCGTGTGAAGCGCGTGGCGAGCACGCTCGACGGCGGACCATCTGTCAGAGAGGTGGTGTCGGAACCGCCGCCGGACTCGCTCCGGACCGTCAGCCTGTATGAGGCGCTGCGTCTCTTCCAGAAAAACAACCTGTCACTGCGGCGGGCGCAGTCTGAGGCGCGAGTGCTTCGGGGCACAGCCCGGCAGGCGAAGGCCTACCCGAATCCGGTCCTCCAGGCCACGTACGAGCCCGTCTGGCGAGACGGCACGCGCCAGTCGGAAACGTACCTTAATCTCAACCAGCAGCTTGAGTGGAGCGGCCGCTCCGCCCGGATCGCCGCCGCGCAGAAGCGGGCGGCGGCCGCTCGAGCCCGGGCCGCAACGGACAGTGCTCGGCTGGCCCTGCAGGTGACGCAGGCGTACGTGAAGGCCGCCACCGCGGAGACGCGCGTCCGGCGGCTGCGGCAGGTGACGCGTGTCTTCCGGCGGGCTGACTCCAGCATGGCCGAGCGGGAAATGGGGGGAGACGCATCCGGCTACGCCGTGCGCCGGGTCCGCCTCGAGCGGGCGCGGTACGAGCAGCGCCTGGCCGCGGCCCGTCTCGACGTCGAAAGCGCACACCGACAACTCGCCCTCCTCATTCTTCCGAGCAGTGCGCCTGCGGTGGCGGCCGCGTCGCTTCCCACATCGGTCCCGCCCCCTGTGTCTGAACGGAAGGCCCTCCGCACGGCACAGCGGCAGCGCCCCGAATTGCGCCGCCGCCGCTCCGAGATTGACGCCCAGAAGGCCGCCCGCCGGGCTGCCCGACGGGAAGTGTGGCCGGACCCGTCCGTGACGGCCGGGTACAAACGGCAGTCCGACGGTTTCGAGGGCGTATTCCTGGGCGTCGGGGTCCCCCTTCCCCTTTTTGATCGCAACCGGGGCGCCGCCGAGGCCGAGTCTGCCCGGTTGGAAACGGCCCGCACCCAGAAGACCCTTGCCCGCCGTGAGATTCGAACCGAGGTGCGCCGGGCCCATGACGCGTACGCCTCTGCCCGTCGCCAATTTCAGCTCGTCGGGGGAGATCTGCTGACGGGGGGCGACGACCTGCTCCGCATCGCCCAAACCAGCTACGACGAGGGCGAGATGTCCCTCGTCGAGCTCCTCGACGCCGCGAGTGCCTACCGCGATGCCCGCCTGAAAACCATCGACCTTCGGAAAGCGCTCTGGGCCCGCTACTTCACGCTTCTTCGCGCGATGGGACGGCCCCTCGCGCTGCCGTAA
- a CDS encoding efflux RND transporter periplasmic adaptor subunit, with amino-acid sequence MPPASRLALVVLLGTGALLLGCGDDSPGGHSHGGDAPGHSAAQSAEGHDHGSGITTTVWSEAVEIFAEYPTMVAGETSAPWAVHVTGLDGYRPLTEGTLTLRFRRPDGAAYVHEADAPSDPGIFAPQPTIPEAGTFRLFLIVDGPQMQDTVEVGDVTVYERASDAPAPDERTAEISYLKEQQWDTAFGVAQAQKRSLQRSIEASGTVEPVPGQYAKVSAPVSGLTPAAANLEMPAPGDRVREGERLALLSPSGGEGSYADLKGRVERLEREVRRTERLVAAEAIPEKRLVEARHDLERVRAALESMGEPGGARAARASSSSGADASFDYRLRAPIEGRVHERHLAPGSRVAVGEVLYTIVDLSRVWVRVRVPAEHASDLQRVSGGLFTAGGGETTHRARRVVSTGAAIDPDTRTLPVRLEARNPDGRLKIGMMANARLLLDDRETGVTIPNEAIQTEDGAPVAYVQTGGESFERRSLRLGPTDGTHTHVGRGVQEGEHVVTAGAYQVYLASLGSSETAGHGHAH; translated from the coding sequence ATGCCTCCTGCTTCCCGCCTGGCGCTTGTCGTCCTGCTCGGCACCGGCGCGCTCCTTCTCGGCTGCGGAGATGACTCCCCCGGCGGCCATTCGCATGGTGGGGACGCACCCGGCCACTCCGCGGCGCAGTCTGCGGAGGGGCACGATCACGGAAGCGGGATCACCACGACCGTATGGTCGGAGGCGGTCGAGATTTTTGCCGAGTACCCCACGATGGTAGCGGGCGAGACGAGCGCCCCCTGGGCCGTTCACGTGACGGGGCTCGATGGCTACCGTCCGCTTACGGAAGGCACCCTGACCTTGCGCTTCCGCCGGCCGGACGGGGCGGCGTACGTGCACGAGGCCGATGCACCGTCGGACCCCGGCATCTTCGCACCCCAGCCCACGATTCCGGAGGCCGGGACGTTTCGCCTCTTTCTGATTGTGGACGGACCGCAGATGCAGGACACGGTCGAGGTTGGCGACGTGACGGTCTACGAGCGTGCGTCGGACGCTCCCGCCCCGGACGAACGTACGGCGGAAATTTCGTACCTCAAAGAGCAGCAATGGGACACGGCGTTTGGCGTTGCGCAGGCCCAGAAGCGGTCGCTCCAGCGATCCATTGAGGCGTCGGGGACGGTCGAGCCGGTGCCCGGACAGTACGCAAAGGTATCGGCTCCGGTCAGTGGCCTCACGCCGGCGGCGGCCAACCTGGAGATGCCGGCCCCGGGCGATCGGGTCCGCGAGGGAGAGCGACTCGCGCTCCTGAGCCCGTCGGGGGGCGAGGGCTCCTACGCCGACCTGAAGGGCCGGGTCGAGCGACTGGAGCGGGAAGTGCGCCGGACCGAGCGGCTCGTGGCGGCGGAGGCCATCCCTGAAAAACGGCTCGTCGAGGCGCGGCACGACCTGGAGCGGGTCCGGGCCGCCCTCGAATCCATGGGAGAGCCCGGCGGCGCACGGGCCGCACGGGCGTCCTCCTCGTCTGGGGCGGACGCAAGCTTTGACTACCGACTGCGCGCCCCAATCGAGGGGCGGGTCCACGAGCGGCACCTGGCCCCTGGGAGCCGCGTGGCGGTGGGAGAGGTCCTGTACACCATCGTCGACCTCAGCCGCGTCTGGGTGCGCGTCCGGGTCCCTGCCGAGCACGCCTCAGACCTCCAGCGCGTCTCCGGGGGCCTCTTCACCGCTGGGGGCGGCGAGACGACCCACCGGGCACGCCGGGTCGTCTCTACCGGTGCCGCCATTGACCCAGACACGCGGACCCTGCCGGTTCGCCTGGAGGCCCGAAATCCGGACGGCCGGCTCAAAATTGGCATGATGGCCAACGCCCGTCTTCTACTCGACGACCGCGAGACCGGCGTCACGATTCCGAACGAGGCGATTCAAACCGAAGACGGTGCGCCGGTGGCCTACGTGCAAACCGGCGGCGAGTCGTTTGAGCGCCGGTCCCTGCGACTCGGCCCCACGGACGGGACGCACACGCACGTGGGGCGAGGTGTCCAGGAAGGGGAGCACGTCGTGACGGCGGGCGCCTATCAGGTGTACCTGGCGTCGCTGGGCAGCAGCGAGACCGCCGGGCACGGGCACGCGCACTAG